One region of Juglans regia cultivar Chandler chromosome 4, Walnut 2.0, whole genome shotgun sequence genomic DNA includes:
- the LOC109012925 gene encoding UPF0481 protein At3g47200-like — MVKVDSKIKRGTGKKTKGASTSDDHGESSFEDLEIGASDTSTQNCCIYSVPKTLVEVSGKKWFEPRVVSIGHYNCKNDAKHKRLQVKQKHKQEFCRILLSRVKTNMEELMETIRRPVLEAADARSAHYSQKTKLNSATIDPFLRMLVLDGCFILELFRVLGKSKKIESDHPLASVAWAIPQFYGDLLLLENQIPFVVLKKLFETSKMPDEDYPLSLLALRFFNKVMRRSDEDLKKMSEKLNDSLHLLDLVRLSFITRDLDQPPEEKKPVPVIYCITKLLKAGIKIKLREAADNFLAVKFKNGVIEMPKITVDYFMHSLVVNCRAFEQLDNKSSKHITVYAYFLDCLVNTAKDAEYLYEQNIIDGYVGKNSEVVQFINKLGKEMDVETDQFYLFNFFGKLCWLPLIDYEHREENVREKGGGDGYGSGSDDLRGMHER; from the exons ATGGTCAAGGTTGATTCAAAAATTAAACGAGGAACAGGGAAAAAAACTAAAGGAGCCTCGACGAGTGACGATCATGGGGAGTCGTCTTTCGAAGACTTGGAAATTGGGGCCTCCGATACTTCCACACAGAATTGCTGCATCTACAGTGTTCCGAAGACACTCGTCGAGGTCAGCGGCAAGAAATGGTTCGAGCCCCGCGTCGTCTCCATAGGGCACTACAACTGCAAGAACGACGCGAAACATAAACGCCTCCAAGTGAAACAAAAGCACAAGCAGGAGTTCTGTCGCATTCTACTGTCCCGCGTCAAAACAAACATGGAAGAATTGATGGAAACCATACGCCGGCCAGTACTTGAAGCTGCTGATGCCAGATCAGCTCATTACTCACAAAAGACTAAGCTCAACTCCGCGACGATCGATCCGTTCCTCAGAATGCTGGTTCTTGATGGTTGTTTTATATTAGAATTGTTTCGAGTACTTGGAAAATCGAAAAAGATCGAGTCTGATCACCCTCTCGCCTCCGTGGCATGGGCAATACCACAGTTCTACGGGGATCTTCTTCTGCTTGAGAATCAGATCCCCTTTGTTGTTCTGAAAAAGTTATTCGAAACTTCCAAAATGCCTGATGAGGACTATCCTTTGTCCTTGCTTGCTTTGAGATTCTTTAACAAGGTAATGCGCAGATCCGATGAAGATCTCAAAAAGATGAGCGAGAAACTCAATGACAGCTTGCATTTGCTGGACTTGGTTCGGTTAAGTTTTATCACCCGCGATCTAGATCAGCCACCAGAGGAGAAAAAACCAGTACCGGTGATATACTGCATCACGAAGCTCCTCAAAGCGGGGATTAAGATCAAACTGCGTGAGGCGGCCGACAACTTCTTGGCTGTGAAATTCAAGAACGGAGTGATTGAGATGCCCAAAATAACCGTCGACTACTTCATGCACTCTTTAGTAGTGAACTGTCGGGCATTCGAGCAGTTGGACAACAAAAGCTCCAAGCACATCACAGTTTACGCCTATTTCCTGGACTGCTTAGTAAACACAGCCAAGGACGCCGAGTACCTTTACGAACAAAACATCATTGACGGTTATGTTGGGAAGAACAGCGAGGTCGTGCAATTCATCAACAAGTTGGGGAAGGAGATGGATGTTGAAACCGATCAgttttatttattcaactttttcggAAAG CTTTGTTGGTTGCCCCTTATTGACTATGAGCATAGGGAGGAGAACGTGAGGGAAAAGGGAGGGGGAGATGGTTATGGTTCTGGTTCAGATGATCTAAGAGGCATGCATGAAAGATAA